From the Candidatus Paceibacterota bacterium genome, the window CGCGCCCCAAACCACCTTGGCCTCCGGCCAATCTCTCGTTCTCTATGAGCAAGAAAAATGTCTGGGCGGGGGAGTAATAGAGGTATAGTCGTTAAAGATTTAATAAATTGAAACTTCACTACGGGGTATAATAATCATATGCATAAATCCAATATTCAAATCATCAAAAATACTGGCGAAAGGGAATTTTTTGATCCGGAAAAGCTAATTGACTCCTTGCGAGACGCCGGTGCCGACAAATTGGTGATTGAAAAAGTAGTGAAGCATATTGAAGATGAACTTCACGATGGTATGACTACGCGGGCTATTTATGATCACGCTTTTCAATATTTAAAAAAGCTCCAAAGGCCGGTAGCCGCCCGCTATTCGCTGAAAAAAGCTATTGCCGAGCTTGGACCAACCGGTTTTCCTTTTGAAGATTACGTGGCTAGAATTTTTAGCTCTCGGGGTTATAAAACCCTAACGGATCAAATGGTGCTGGGAAGCTGCGTCCCGCACGAAGTTGATATTGTGGCCTGGAACAAGGAGAAGCTCATCATGTGCGAAGTGAAATTCCATAATGAAACTAGTCCGAAGACTGATCTAAAAGTGGCTCTTTACGTGAAGGCTCGCTTTGACGATCTGAAAGCTAACATTTTTGATTACGGACACGAACGCCGGCTGGATGAAGGTTGGCTCATCACCAATACTAAATTCACTGAAACAGCTATTCACTATGGCGAGTGCTACGGTCTCAAAATGGTCGGCTGGGATTATCCGAAAAAGGGCAATCTTCAACAATTCATTGAAGACCAAGAGCTTCATCCCATTACCTGTCTCACCACTCTAACCTCCGCTGAAAAGACCGACCTTCTCGCTAACAAAATCGTCCTCTGCCGCGAACTCTTAGAAAATCACCATCATCTCTTTACGCACCTCCCCGACGCCCAAAAACGCCTCCCCGAAATTTTGGAGGAAATAAACTATCTGACAGGACAGAAGTAAATTTTTTCTGAATTTGAAATAAACTCATTTTTATGGCATAATCCATTAAATAATGGCCAATTTATTTCGGATCACAGCTAGTAATCCAGAGGCTTACCAGCATTACATCGATACAATCGAGCGAGGTTTTCCGTTAGATTCAGTCACTAGTTTTCTTGACCAAGATCAAATCTTTGCATTAAGAAATATCTACGGTGATAAGCTAATTCGGGCTTGGGGTGCTACTGCAGGGTCTGGAAATATTCGAACTTGGCATCAACTTAATATTGGCGACCCCATTTTAATTTATCGAAAAGGCAATTTTGAATATTACGCTTTTGTAACTTTTAAAATCCACAATAAGGATTTGGCGAAACATTTGTGGCGCACCAATCCCCAGGGAGAAACCTGGGAATATGTTTACTTTTTAGATGGTCTGGTGGAAATTTCTGTTCCCCTCAAAATTTTTAATGAATTAATGGGATTTAACGAAGCTTTTCGACCATATGGGTTTGCCGCTACCGAATCAATGCGGTTAAATAGAATTGAAAATAAATTTGGATCAGTAATAGATTTTCTTAATTACCTTCGTGAAGGAAAATGGGTGGACAAAGAAACTCAGTATCCTGCTGAAGTCAAAGAAAATATTATAAAGGAGAGATTATTACGCCCTATTGGGAACACCACCATATTGGAAGCTAACCTCGAGAATCTGATTGTCGATAAGGTTAGTGAAATTGAACCCGGCCTCAATCTCATTGGAAGACAAGTAGATACTAAAGAAGTCGGCCGATTAGATCTGTTGTGTGAAGATAAGGATAAAAATCTGGTGGTCATCGAATTAAAAAGAGCGGCTGCTGGACCATCTATTATTGAACAGATTCAACGATATATGGGCTGGGCCATAAAGCACCGAGCACAACCTGGTCAGCGAGTGCGAGGCATCATTATAGCCGGATCAAAAGATACTGCCTTAGAATACGCCGTTAGTGCAAATCCTTTAATGGAAGTAAAGACTTTCAATTTGTCTATTCAGTAGATCATACAAGAAGTCAGAATTGACAACAGCTTATACAAGAATTGGGCGGCTGGCCCACTTCTGTGATAAAAATAACGAATGTCCTCGAGACCTTTTCACGATGAATACAGCGATGAGCCAGAATTACAAGCTGGTGACAAAGTGGCATTTGGGAAATGGTTAACAATAACCCATCCTTATAAAAATTGCCCAAATTGCAGACGTCGAGTCTTAGGCAATCCGATGATGCATAGCGGTGAGACCTATGTTATGGCATGTCTTTTGTGCGATTACACTGAGGGTTTGAATCTTCCAAAATTAAAAAAGAAAGTAATCTATCTAGATCAGTTCGTATTTGACAATATCGTAAAAACTTTGGATCCAAAGCACCCTAAGCACTCTCAAGTTATTAAGGAGCCATTCTGGAAGGAGGTATTTGAAAAGCTTGAAGGACCTACCAGAGCAGAACTTATTGTTTGTCCAGATTCATTTTTCCATATAGATGAATCGGCTCCAACAGATTATTTTAAGTCATTAGAAAGAATCTACGAACATTTTTCTGGAGGAGTCACCTTCTTAAATAACGCTAAAATTACTGAACAACAGGTGGTCAATTACTTTAAAAACTGGCTAATCGGAAAAGATGTAATACCTGTTCTTGATCCATCTCAAATTGTGATAGGAGATCTAAATAAGTGGCACGACCGGATGAAAGTCAGTATAAGTATGCAGCCCAAAGAAGAAGAGATTAAAGAGAAGCTGGAACATAAGAAAAAAGGGTATAAGTTTTTTTGTGAAGTGTTCCGGCGGTGGCAGACAGAAACGCAGAGGAAATTTGACGATTGGTATCGTGAAGAGATTGGTGGATTTGCCAAGGGCACAATTCTTGCTGCAAAAAATTTCCAGGAACGCCAAACGGCTTTTTTGATGAACTATGTGCCAGGTCAAATAATTGATCTAAATAATATTTTACCGCCCCCTAGTGTTGATTTGCTTAAAAAATTAATGAATGAAGCATTTATAGCAGGAGCGTCCGATCAACAAGATTGTGTTAAAAAAGTGCTTGATTTTATGCAGATTGAGAATCTACAAAAAATACCTGCCATAAGAATTCAAAGTCTTATCTATGCCGCCCTTGCAGATCAGGCCGCTCATGGAAGAAAAAATCTACCTTCTCCCGGA encodes:
- a CDS encoding ATP cone domain-containing protein, with product MHKSNIQIIKNTGEREFFDPEKLIDSLRDAGADKLVIEKVVKHIEDELHDGMTTRAIYDHAFQYLKKLQRPVAARYSLKKAIAELGPTGFPFEDYVARIFSSRGYKTLTDQMVLGSCVPHEVDIVAWNKEKLIMCEVKFHNETSPKTDLKVALYVKARFDDLKANIFDYGHERRLDEGWLITNTKFTETAIHYGECYGLKMVGWDYPKKGNLQQFIEDQELHPITCLTTLTSAEKTDLLANKIVLCRELLENHHHLFTHLPDAQKRLPEILEEINYLTGQK
- a CDS encoding endonuclease NucS domain-containing protein, producing MANLFRITASNPEAYQHYIDTIERGFPLDSVTSFLDQDQIFALRNIYGDKLIRAWGATAGSGNIRTWHQLNIGDPILIYRKGNFEYYAFVTFKIHNKDLAKHLWRTNPQGETWEYVYFLDGLVEISVPLKIFNELMGFNEAFRPYGFAATESMRLNRIENKFGSVIDFLNYLREGKWVDKETQYPAEVKENIIKERLLRPIGNTTILEANLENLIVDKVSEIEPGLNLIGRQVDTKEVGRLDLLCEDKDKNLVVIELKRAAAGPSIIEQIQRYMGWAIKHRAQPGQRVRGIIIAGSKDTALEYAVSANPLMEVKTFNLSIQ